The nucleotide sequence TCGCCCAGGACGACACCTTCTTCCGCTGCGCCGAGCCCGGCGACCGCCTCAAGCTGCGCAGCTTCGCGCCCGACCGCGGCGAGCTGATCTTCTACCGCCGCGCCGACGAGGGTGGCCCGAAGGAATCGTTCTACCTGATCACGCCGACCGCCACGCCCGACCTGCTGCGCGAGTCGCTGACCCTGGCCTGGGGGCAGGCCGGCCGCGTGCGCAAGCAGCGCCGGCTCTACCTCGTGGGCCGCACGCGCGTGCACCTCGACCGCGTGGAGGGGCTCGGCGAGTTCCTCGAGCTCGAGGTGGTGCTGCGCGAGCACGAGGCCGCCGAAGCCGGCGTGGCCGAGGCACGGGCGCTGATGGCGCGGCTGGGCATCGAGGCCGCTCAGCTCGAGCGCGGTGCTTACGTCGACCTGCTCGCGGCGCGGCGCTGAGGCGCGCCGTGCAGCGTGGTGTCGCTCAGCGCCAGCCGGCCTTTTGCAACTGCGCTGCGATCTGCTGCGCCACCTTCTCGTAGCCCTGCGCATTCGCATGGATGCGGTCGGAGCGCAGCGCCGGATCGGACAGCACGCTCGCATACACCGCCGGGATCAGCAGCGCCTGCTCGGCCGTCGCGACTTCTTCGTAGAGCGGCGCGTCGCTGAGCGCGCCGATGGTCGCGCGCAGCAGCTCGGGCGCGGGCGTGGCGATCAGCGCCACGCGCGGCGTGTGCGTGCGCGCCTGGCGCACGATCGCCGCGATGTTGTCGCGCGTGGTCTGCAGCGGCACGCCGCGCAGCATGTCGTTGCCGCCGATGCCCACCAGCACCGCGTCGTAGCTGTCGGCCGCGAGCAGCGCGTCGAGCCGCTTCAGGGCGCCGGCCGAGGTGTCGCCGTTGATGCCTTCGTTGACCACCTGCCAGCCCGTGAGCGCCGCAAGCTTCGCGGGCCAGTCCTCGCCGGGCGGCGCGCCGTAGCCGAAGGTCAGGCTGTCGCCCAGCGCGAGCAGCTTGGCATCGGACTTCAACGCCGGCTCCGAGGCCTTGCGCCGGCCGCAGGCCGCGAGCGTGGAGGCGGCGATGCCGCCGGCGAGGAACTGCAGCAGGTGGCGTCGGTTCATGCGTGCGTGGGGTGGGAGTGAAGGCGGGCGCCAGCATAGCGGCGCATTTCGCACGCGCCTGAAAGACCGTACCCGGCCTGGCGGCAAGCGGCAGGGCGGAGGAGGGCGGTCAGCGGCGCAGGTCCACCAGCGCCTCGAGCCGCTTCACTTCCGCCCAGGTCTCGCGCTTGAAGGCCTGGTGATAGCGGTCGATGGCTTCGGTCGATTGCGTCGCGACCTGCCGCGCCTTCTCGTGCGAGGCGGAGCGCATGTAGTAGACGAGGAAGTCGCCTTCGCTGCCGCTGTCGAGGAACACCGATTCGATGGTGACGCCTTCCGCGGCGAGCGTTTGCAGCGCGTCTTCGCGGTGTTCGGCGATATGGCTCGCCCATGCGCGCACGCGCTCGAGCGAGCCCGGGTGCAGGCGCACGCGCGCGCAGACGGCGCTGTCCGCAGGCGGCAGTGCGGCCTCGCTCAATCGTTCGCCTCGTCGCCCGTGCCCACCGCGCGCTCGCGCAGCTGGAACACGTTGCCCTCGGTGTCGTGCCCGTCGCAGTAGCGATGGCCGCCGAAGGCCCATTCGGCCTCGGTCGGCTTCAATGCGCCGCCGTGCTCGGCGGCCGCGCGCCGCGCATCGCCCAGGCTCTCGACCGGAAAGACGAACTTCAGCGCGGTGTTCTCGCGCCGCGCCGGCGGTTGCGATACATGGACCCGGGCCGCGATGTCGCCATGCATCGCGACCACGAACAGCTGCAGCGCGGGCGATTCGAGGGTGTGGAAGCCGCCTTCGGCATGGGCGAGCGACAGGCCGGCGACGCGCGTGTAGAACGTGCTCAGGCGCGTCACGTCCTTGGCATAGACGACGGCTGCCGCGACGGTGTGTTCGGTCATCGGACCCCTCGGTGCTGGTTGCTGCGTTGGGGCGGCATTCTGCCAGCGCTCATGCGCGAGCCTGGTGACCGGAAGTGACGCGCAGGCCCTCAGGCCGCGCGGCCCTCGGCATGCGCGCGGCGCAGTTCCGCCTGCAGCTTCTTCCAGAGCGCGGGCCCGCCCTTCTCGAGCGCGGCGGCGTCGGCCGCGCTGTCCTTCGTGACCGGCGTGTGCCTGCGGCCCCAGATGCCGATCTGTGCCACCACCGGCAGCAGGTCGATGCCCATGGGCGTGAGGCTGTAGAGCGCTTTCTGCCGGTGCGTGGGATCGTCGCTCTTGCGCAGCACGCCCTGCTCGACGAGCTTGCCGAGCCGCTCGGTGAGGATGTTGGTCGAGATGCCCTCGTCGGACTGCAGGAACTCGCGGAAGTGGCGCTTGCCCGCGAACATCATGTCGCGCACGATCAAGAGGCTCCAGCGATCGCCGAAGACCTCCAGCGCGAGGTTGATCGGGCAGGTGGATTTTTCCTGGGATGCCATGGCGCGCGCTCCTACGCTTCTCTTTCGAAACCGCTTGCATTCTTGCACCGGTCGCAAGACACTGCAACCGCGCCGCAAACCGATTGCAATTCACAAGCAGTTGGCGCTTCGATCCCTTGACGACCCACCAGGAGACCGTGCATGAGAAAGCTGATCCTTCAGATGCAGATGTCCGTCGACGGCTACGTGTCGGCGGCCCACGCCGACCTGCGCTGGCAGCTCTGGGGCTGGGGCGATCCCTGGCCCTGGGACGAGCGGCTCAAGCAGGACTTCAACACCGTGTTCGACAGCGTGGGCACCATCCTGCTGAGCCGCAAGATCGCGGAGGAGGGCTACATCGACCACTGGGGCCGCGCCGCGACGCGCTTTCCGGCCGACCGCCACTACGCCTTCGCGCAGAAGATCGTCAATGCCGACAAGGTGGTGCTGTCGAACAAGCTCGAGGCCTCGCGCTGGGAGCGCACCGCGGTGGTCCATGGCGACCTGGCCGAGGCGGTCGAGACGATCAAGCGCCAGGAGGGCGGCGACATCATTTCGGTCGGCGGCGTGGGCTTTGCCTCGGCGCTGGTCGCGGCCGGCGTGGTCGACGAGTTCCAGTTCTTCGTCAACCCGGCCGCCGTGGGCGGCGGCCTCTCGGTGTTCAACGACCGCAGCAAGGGCCACCGGCTCGCTCTGCTGCGCTCCGATGCCTACGAATGCGGCATCGTCGTCAATCGCTACGTGCCCGGCCTGCCCTGAAACGGCACCATAGCGCCGCGCGGCCGTAGGAGCGCAGGAGACGCGGATACCAGCCCTTACCTTCTTTCACTTCGCGCCTACCTGAGCCCTGGCTGACCGACACACGGGCCGCCCACAATGGACTCGTCATCACCAAAAGCGAAGGAGTTCCAGATGTTCATCAACAAGACGAAGGGCATGGCCGTGGCCGCCGCGGCACTCGCCATGTGCATGGCAGCGGGAAGCGCCTTTGCGCAAGGCCGCGGCCATGACGGCCATCGCGACGGCCATCGCGGCGGCCCTCCGGGCCATGAGCGCATGGAGCGCCGCGGCCCGCCGCCCGGCCACTGGGGCAACCAGGATTTCCGCGACGGACGCCAGTTCGATCGCCGCGGCTTCCCGCAGCCGCATGCCGAATGGCGCCGCGGCGGCCGCGTGCCGGTCGAGTACCGTGCGCGCAACTACGTGGTCAACGACTACCGCGCCTATCGCCTGCAGCAGCCGCCGCGCGGCTATCAATGGGTGGGCGTGGGCGGCGACTTCGTGCTGGCCGCGATCGCCACGGGCGTGATCGCGCAGATCATCGCCGGTCAATAACGGCAAGTGCCCACTGCCGCTGGGTTCCGAGAGGAACCCGCGCAAAAGCCGCCGCAGGCTTCACGCCGCGGCGGCTTTTGCATTTGGAGACCTCAGACGAGCGCGGTGGGCGCGAGTTGCGCGCAGACGTTGCGGCCCGTGATCGTGAGCCGCAGCCCGCCGCCGTGCCATTCGAGCCAGTTGAGGTTCACGTAGGCGTCGATGTCGCTGTCGTCGATGCGGTCGGCATGGCGTTGCTGCAGCAGTTCCACCGTGGCGGGCAGCCCTCGTCGCAGGCGTTCGCGCCGTTCGCTGGCTTCGGCGGCCTTGAGGGCCTTGGCCTTCGCTGAGGGGTGCTGCTGCGAAATCGATGCCATTGCTGATCCGTTCCGGAAAGCTGGGATGAATGCGAATGTACGCTCCTTGTGTGAAGCAACTGGCAGCTTTTTCATGCTTTCGTATGGAAGTCGCCCCGCTTTCGTCGACATCGTGGCCAAAGCCGCGCATCCGCCGTGCGAAGTCCACGCGCCAAGCCCTTGTCGGGCCACGCTTTTCAGATTTCGTAGTGCGAAGCGCGGGTCTCGTCGGTCAGTGCCTTTTCCACCACAGCGCGCGTGAGGGTCGGCGCGAAGGACTCGATGAAGGCATAGACGTACTTGCGCAGGTAGTTGCCGCGCCGCACCGCGAGCTTGGTGAGGTTGATGCCGAAGTGGCGTCCGGCGTCGATCGCGCGCAGCTGCGTGTCGCGCTCGGCCTCGTAGGCCACGCCGGCCACGATGCCCACGCCCATGCCGAGCTGCACGTAGGTCTTGATCACGTCGGCGTCCATCGCGGCCAGCACGATGTTGGGCGTGAGACCGCGCTGCGCGAAGGCTTCGTCGATGCGCGAGCGTCCCGTGAAGCCGGTGTCGTAGGTGATCAGCGGATAGCGCGTGAGCGCGTCGAGCGTGAGCGGCGCGTCGAGCAGCGGATGGCCCGGCGGCACGATCACCGAATGGGTCCAGCGGTAGCAGGGCAGGGCGACCAGCTGCGGGTAGTCGCCCAGCGCCTCGGTGGCGATGCCCACGTCGGCCTCGCCGTCGATCAGCATCTGCGCGATCTGCTTGGGCGAGCCCTGGTGCAGGTGCAGCTTCACGTTCGGGAACTGGGCGCGGAATTCCTGCACCGCCACCGGCATCGCATAGCGCGCCTGCGAGTGCGTGGCCGTCACCGACAGCAGGCCGCTCTGCTGCGCGACGAACTCCTGTCCGGCATGCCGCAGGTTGCTGCTCTCGAGCAGCATGCGCTCGATGATCGGCAGCACGTGGCCGCCGGGCTCGGTGAGGCCGGTGAGCCGCTTGCCGGCCCGCACGAAGAGCTCGATGCCGAGCTCCTCCTCGAGTTCGCGGATCTGCCGGCTCACGCCAGGCTGCGAGGTGTGGAGGGTATGGGCGACCTCGGTCAGGTTGAAGCCGCAACGAACGGCCTCGCGTACCGAGCGCAGTTGTTGGAAGTTCATCTGGCGCGGAGGTGTCATGTCCCGGAGCGGGACGGACCGGGAATTCTCTGCACAACGGCTTATGCGGGGAACGATGCGTTTGTTGGTTTCACATGAGCAAATCATCTTTGGAGCTGCTGACAGAGCGGCCTTCGCATTGATTTGCTATTTCGCACGACTGTGCTAAAGTTTGCCGCATGGACGCCAAGACCCAGAAGAGCGAACTGACCCGCACCGCCATCGTCGGCGCGGCGATGGATCTCGCGCTGGCCGAGGGCCTGGAGGCGATCACGCTGCAGGCGATCGCGAGCCGGCTGGCCCTGTCCAAGAGCGGCGTGTTCTCGCGCGTGGGATCGCGCGAGGCGCTGCAGAAGGCCGTCATCGAGGAGTACGGCCGCCGCTTCCTGGCCGACGTGTTCGTGCCCGCGATGCAGAAGCCCAAGGGCCTGGCGCGGCTGACCGACATCGTCGAGCGCTGGATCGCGCGCACGCGCGACGTCGAGAGCGAGACCGGCTGCCTCTACATGGCCGGTGCCTTCGAGTACGACGACCGCGAGGGCGAGCTGCGCGAGCTGCTGCTCGCCGAGATCACCCGCTGGCGTGCCGCGCTGCGCCGCACCGTGCTGCAGGCGGTGGACAGCGGCGAGCTCAAGGCCGGCACCGACGCCGCGCTGCTGGTGAGCGAGCTCAACGGCCTCGTGATGACCCTGCTGCACGACGCGCGCTTCCTGCGCGATCCGCTGGCCGGCGAGCATGCCGCGCGCAGCTGGCGGCGCATCCTTTCCGACTACCGCGCCTGAGGCTGGTCCCCAGCGCACGCCTTTCGTCTTTGCTTATTCAGATTTCGCACAGTCGTGCGATAAAAAGGAGAAACACCATGCTGATCATCGCCCTCTGTCTGGCCGTCTATGCGGTGGCCCTCGGGGTCGAAACCCTGCGCGAAGCCCTGCGTGCGCTGCCCGGCAGCAACCAGGACTGGGTCTGGTACTGAAGGGGCGCACGGCATGACGAGCAGCGCCACGCCTTCGGGCTCCACCCACGCCGCGCGTTCCGGCTACTACGGCGCCAGCCTCCGGCTGCGTGCCGTGCGCTGGACGCTCGGCGCCATCGAGCGCCTCTGGCCCGCGCTCGGCGTGCGCGCGGCCAGCCGCGTGTTCCGCACGCCGCTGCCGCCCAAGTGGCTCTACCGCGGCCAGGGGCCGGGCGCCGAGTGGCGGCGCGAGACCTGGGCCTTCGAACAGGGCAGCCTCGGCCTCTACCACCTCGCGTCGCAGGCGGGCGCGGTGGCCGAGACGCCCGTGGTGCTGCTGATGCATGGCTGGGGCGGCCATGCGGGCCAGATGCTGCCGCTGGCGCAGGCCCTGGCCGCGGCGGGCCTGCGGCCGGTGCTGCTCGAGCTGCCGGCGCATGGGCGCAGCGCGGGCTGGGCCAGCAACCTGCCGCAGTTCGCGCGCGGCATCGAATACGTCGGCGCGCGGCTCGCGGCCGAGGGCCATGCGCTGCGCGCGGCCATCGCGCACTCGATGGGCGCCAACGCGCTGGCCTATGCGGCGGCGCGCGGACTGCCGGCCGATCGGCTGGTGCTGCTGGCACCGCCCGCCTCGCCGCGCGAATACACGCGCTACTTCGCCCACGTGTTCGGCCTGCGCGAGCGCACGCGCGCCGCGATGCAGCGGCGCATCGAATCGCGCGAGGGCATCCTGATGCCGCAGTTCGAGCCGCCCGCCGTGGGCCCACGCATCGCGCGGCCGACCCTGATCGTGCACGACCGCGACGACCGCGTGAACCGCTTCGCCGACAGCGAGGCCTACCGCGATGCGATCGCGGGCGCGCGGCTCGTCGCCACGCAGGGGCTCGGGCACCGCCGCATCCTCAAGGAGGCCGAGGTGATCGAGCGCGTGCTGGGCTTCGTCGCGGGCTAGTTACCAGGCCGGATGCACCGGCACGAACACCGGCCGGAACAGGTGCTGCCGCACGATCTGCCCATAGCCGCGGTAGTAGAAGTGGCCGTTGGCCGCCAGCACCGCCGCGCGGTGGCGCCGGAAGTACACCGGGATCTCGTACCAGGGCATGGTCGGCGCGCGGTGGTGCACGTGGTGCAGGTTGTTGAAGAGGTAGAGCAGGCCGAACACCGCGTTCGATTCGACGATCGCCACGCGCTCGTGCGGCGTGTCGGCCCAGCGGTGCTCGGTGAAGGTGCGCAGCGAGCCCAGCATCATCCCCGGGTAGACGAAGCACAGCAGGTACTCGCCCAGGCTCATGCCGGCCACGCCGAGCACGAAGTACAGCACCGGCGCCGCGCTCAGCGCATGCCAGCCCCAGGTCGGCAGCCGCGAGAAGTCGCCGGCGGCGACCCGGCCGGTCTCGAAGCGCACCAGCTTCCACAGCCGCAGGAAGGGCCCCAGCACGACGCGGAAGGCCACTGTCTGGTTCGCCAGGTAGATCCAGCGCCAGAAGCGTCCGTAGCCGGCCCAGGCCGGTGCCGAGTGATAGGCGCTCTCGGAGTCGCGCTCGGGATGCGTGAGGTGGAAGTTGACGTGGTGCGCGCTGTGGCCGCGGTTGTAGAACGGGTACGGCAGCCACAGGTTGAGCGGCGGCCACACCACGGTCCAGCGCAGCCACTGCGGCAACTGGCGCATCGCGTGGATGCTCTCGTGCTGCAGCGAGAAGTGCAGTTGGGCGAGGTAGCCGCCCGCGACGAACAGCGCCCAGCCCGGCAGCGCCGCATGCCACCAGACCAGCGCGGCCCAGGCCAGGTAGAGCGCGCCCGCGAGCAGCAGGGTGGGCACCTCGTAGTGCCACCACCAGTGGCGGCGGCCGCGCGCGGGGGCCACCGCAACGGCGGGCGTGGGTTGCAGCGGCTGGGTGGAGGTGCGGGCGGCGGTGTTCATGAGGAGGCGGTCCGGCCTGCGATGCTAGGAAGCCTCGGCCGCGCCGCATGCGCCCATTCCGCATAAGCAAGGGTGCGAAACTTCGTTCGCGCCGCCGCCGCCGCGCCCTAGGCTCGCTGGCTTTTTGCGTCGTCCCATGAACACCCTCCCCTCGCGCGGCCTCGCCGCCTTGCTGCTTGCCCTGTCGACCGTGCTGCCGGCCCGGGCCGCCGCGCCCGACGACTATCCGCAGCGCACCGTGCGCGTGGTCGTGCCCTACCCCGCGGGCGGCATCGCCGACAAGATCGGCCGCGAGGTCGCCGAGCAGCTGCAGCAGCGCCTGAAGCAGCCCGTGGTGGTCGAGAACCGCAGCGGCGCTGCCGGCAACATCGGCTTCGACCACGTGGCGCGCCAGCCGGCCGACGGCTACACGCTGCTGCTCGCGCCGGCCTCCAACCTCACGGTGCAGCCCGCGCTGTTCAAGCAGCTGAGCTACGACCTCGCGCGCGACTTCACGCCGGTGTCGCTGCTGGTGCAGACGCCGCAGCTGCTGCTGGTCAATCCCCAGGTGCCGGTCAACAGCCCGCGCGAGCTCATCGACTATTCGAAGAAGAACCCCGGCAAGGTCAACTACGGCATCAGCGTGGGCGCCTATTCGCACCTCGCGGGCGAGCTGCTCAAGTCCCGGACCGGCGCCGACTTCACGCCCATCCCCTACCAGGGCAGCGCGCCCGCCCTCAACGACCTGCTCGCGGGCCAGACCCAGTTCATCTTCAACGAGGTCGTGACCGCGATCCCCTTCGTCAAGGCCGGCACGCTCAAGCCGCTGGCCGTGGCCTACCGCAGCCGCGCGCCCTGGCTGCCCGAGGTGCCCACCGCCGCCGAGGCCGGCCTCGGCGACTTCGAGGTCACCTCGTGGTACGGCGTGGTGGTGCGCAGCGGCACGCCCGCGCCGCTGGTTCAGCGCCTCTCGCGCGAGCTGCGCGAGATCGTGCAGTCGGCCGACTTCCGCAAGCGCTACGACGACATCGGCGCCTTCACCGTCGGCAGCTCGCCCGAGGAGTTCGCGCGCTTCATCCAGACCGAGACCGTCAAGTGGACCGCGGTGGTGAAGCAGGCCGGCATCCAGCCGAACTGAACACATGAGCACGCCCCGCCGCCTCACCCTCGATGCCGCGGCGCTGCATGCGCTGCTGCTGGCCAATGACGGCCCCGAGCTCGCGCTGCTCGACGTGCGCGAGACCCGCCACTACGTCGCGCGGCATCCGAACCTCGCGCGCAATGCGCCGCTGAGCGGCCTCGAGCCGCAGATCGCCACGCTGGTGCCGCGCCGTTCCACGGCGGTCGTGCTCTACGACGACCGCGCGGCGCCCGATGGCCCCGCGCACGAGGCCGCGGCCGTGCTCGAACGGCTGGGCTACACCGATGTGCGCCTGCTGGCCGGCGGCATCGAGGCCTGGGCCGCGCAGGGCCTGCCCGTCATCGACGGCTACGGCACGCTGGTCAAGGCCTTCGGCGACCGCGCGCGGCTGCACTTCGGCACGCCCTCGGTCGGCGTCGAGGCGCTGCGCGAGCGGCTGCGCGACGGCCGACCCACCACGCTGGTCGATGCGCGGCCGCGCGCCGAATTCGAGTTCCTCTCGCTGCCGGGCGCGCGCAATCACCCCGGCACCGAGCTCGCGCTGCGGCGCTTCGATGCGCCCACCGATGCCGACCACCTCTGGGCCGTCAACTGCTTCAGCCGCACGCGCGGCATCGTCGGCGCCACCACCCTGCGGCTGCTGGGCCGCGCGCGCGA is from Variovorax paradoxus and encodes:
- a CDS encoding class IV adenylate cyclase, whose translation is MARNIEIKARIDSVERIAALAAPLADSGPVEIAQDDTFFRCAEPGDRLKLRSFAPDRGELIFYRRADEGGPKESFYLITPTATPDLLRESLTLAWGQAGRVRKQRRLYLVGRTRVHLDRVEGLGEFLELEVVLREHEAAEAGVAEARALMARLGIEAAQLERGAYVDLLAARR
- a CDS encoding GDSL family lipase — translated: MNRRHLLQFLAGGIAASTLAACGRRKASEPALKSDAKLLALGDSLTFGYGAPPGEDWPAKLAALTGWQVVNEGINGDTSAGALKRLDALLAADSYDAVLVGIGGNDMLRGVPLQTTRDNIAAIVRQARTHTPRVALIATPAPELLRATIGALSDAPLYEEVATAEQALLIPAVYASVLSDPALRSDRIHANAQGYEKVAQQIAAQLQKAGWR
- a CDS encoding helix-turn-helix transcriptional regulator, giving the protein MASQEKSTCPINLALEVFGDRWSLLIVRDMMFAGKRHFREFLQSDEGISTNILTERLGKLVEQGVLRKSDDPTHRQKALYSLTPMGIDLLPVVAQIGIWGRRHTPVTKDSAADAAALEKGGPALWKKLQAELRRAHAEGRAA
- a CDS encoding dihydrofolate reductase family protein, with protein sequence MRKLILQMQMSVDGYVSAAHADLRWQLWGWGDPWPWDERLKQDFNTVFDSVGTILLSRKIAEEGYIDHWGRAATRFPADRHYAFAQKIVNADKVVLSNKLEASRWERTAVVHGDLAEAVETIKRQEGGDIISVGGVGFASALVAAGVVDEFQFFVNPAAVGGGLSVFNDRSKGHRLALLRSDAYECGIVVNRYVPGLP
- a CDS encoding RcnB family protein; the protein is MFINKTKGMAVAAAALAMCMAAGSAFAQGRGHDGHRDGHRGGPPGHERMERRGPPPGHWGNQDFRDGRQFDRRGFPQPHAEWRRGGRVPVEYRARNYVVNDYRAYRLQQPPRGYQWVGVGGDFVLAAIATGVIAQIIAGQ
- a CDS encoding CysB family HTH-type transcriptional regulator gives rise to the protein MNFQQLRSVREAVRCGFNLTEVAHTLHTSQPGVSRQIRELEEELGIELFVRAGKRLTGLTEPGGHVLPIIERMLLESSNLRHAGQEFVAQQSGLLSVTATHSQARYAMPVAVQEFRAQFPNVKLHLHQGSPKQIAQMLIDGEADVGIATEALGDYPQLVALPCYRWTHSVIVPPGHPLLDAPLTLDALTRYPLITYDTGFTGRSRIDEAFAQRGLTPNIVLAAMDADVIKTYVQLGMGVGIVAGVAYEAERDTQLRAIDAGRHFGINLTKLAVRRGNYLRKYVYAFIESFAPTLTRAVVEKALTDETRASHYEI
- a CDS encoding TetR/AcrR family transcriptional regulator, which translates into the protein MDAKTQKSELTRTAIVGAAMDLALAEGLEAITLQAIASRLALSKSGVFSRVGSREALQKAVIEEYGRRFLADVFVPAMQKPKGLARLTDIVERWIARTRDVESETGCLYMAGAFEYDDREGELRELLLAEITRWRAALRRTVLQAVDSGELKAGTDAALLVSELNGLVMTLLHDARFLRDPLAGEHAARSWRRILSDYRA
- a CDS encoding alpha/beta hydrolase; translated protein: MTSSATPSGSTHAARSGYYGASLRLRAVRWTLGAIERLWPALGVRAASRVFRTPLPPKWLYRGQGPGAEWRRETWAFEQGSLGLYHLASQAGAVAETPVVLLMHGWGGHAGQMLPLAQALAAAGLRPVLLELPAHGRSAGWASNLPQFARGIEYVGARLAAEGHALRAAIAHSMGANALAYAAARGLPADRLVLLAPPASPREYTRYFAHVFGLRERTRAAMQRRIESREGILMPQFEPPAVGPRIARPTLIVHDRDDRVNRFADSEAYRDAIAGARLVATQGLGHRRILKEAEVIERVLGFVAG
- a CDS encoding fatty acid desaturase, whose product is MNTAARTSTQPLQPTPAVAVAPARGRRHWWWHYEVPTLLLAGALYLAWAALVWWHAALPGWALFVAGGYLAQLHFSLQHESIHAMRQLPQWLRWTVVWPPLNLWLPYPFYNRGHSAHHVNFHLTHPERDSESAYHSAPAWAGYGRFWRWIYLANQTVAFRVVLGPFLRLWKLVRFETGRVAAGDFSRLPTWGWHALSAAPVLYFVLGVAGMSLGEYLLCFVYPGMMLGSLRTFTEHRWADTPHERVAIVESNAVFGLLYLFNNLHHVHHRAPTMPWYEIPVYFRRHRAAVLAANGHFYYRGYGQIVRQHLFRPVFVPVHPAW
- a CDS encoding tripartite tricarboxylate transporter substrate binding protein translates to MNTLPSRGLAALLLALSTVLPARAAAPDDYPQRTVRVVVPYPAGGIADKIGREVAEQLQQRLKQPVVVENRSGAAGNIGFDHVARQPADGYTLLLAPASNLTVQPALFKQLSYDLARDFTPVSLLVQTPQLLLVNPQVPVNSPRELIDYSKKNPGKVNYGISVGAYSHLAGELLKSRTGADFTPIPYQGSAPALNDLLAGQTQFIFNEVVTAIPFVKAGTLKPLAVAYRSRAPWLPEVPTAAEAGLGDFEVTSWYGVVVRSGTPAPLVQRLSRELREIVQSADFRKRYDDIGAFTVGSSPEEFARFIQTETVKWTAVVKQAGIQPN